The Drosophila nasuta strain 15112-1781.00 chromosome 2R, ASM2355853v1, whole genome shotgun sequence genome segment ATTTAGAATAAGTAATGTGTTTTAAGTTTGTACATTTAAAGTATTATGTagaataaaaatgttatcTGTGACCGTTTGCAAGAAATAGAATGTAAAGTCAATTTTTggtaataacaaaaatttaaatagaattctACTCTTTGCAGCGTATTTAGTAAtagttgattttaattttaaaaatattttgtttctgGGAACTTTGTAGatgaataatacaaataagttagatttttaataaatgtaagCTACATCgtattaatattatacttGAATGTATCTTAAAAAGCAGTCATTCTTAAGGGAAATTCTGACATTAGCAAAGCTTATGATAGAAGCTGGCTTTTGTAGCTCTTAAGAGCACATGAATAGTCTTTCACCTTAATTTCACTTTCAAGGTAACTCTCCGATAGGTGAAGTTTTTTCCACATTTGGTGAAATTTTATACAAggaatttgcatattttttgaataacaaCTAGCTAGCTTGGGCGGTATCTTCGCCCGAGTTGCATTTAAATagatatttggtatttcgaagaacttgttttttaatgcATGCAGCATTATGTcatcaacaaatttttaaaaattaaaaatgagtaagtttattgtttattttgcttacttaaaaaatgttttagttGCGTTGATTatcaattaaatgtattttaaatggtgtacatatgtgtttttaattatatttaaggTCGGTCAGAAGAATGTATCAAATGTACCATATCTGttcattacaaatttaaaagtcaagtctgtatttttaatttagtagcGAGTCGGACAGAAACATGCagtaaaaataacttttttttgtgtactacaatttcaatgtcaagtctttattattattatatttatatttattaattatcttGTTCACATGTGTTGTAAATGACTTTGAAAGTCTGACAAAAAAGAcgataataaaaatagtaaatttctCCAAAACAATTTCGAAGTTCAATCTGCTTATATTCTACATTAATTTCTTACCAAAAAACTATATGTTGGCAGATTATTAGTAAATGCACTTTTTAATATCAATAGACATGGAACAACCATGCAATTCATTACATCCTAAAGTGCCATATAAAAAGTAAGTATCGCAGGCAAAGATTGAAATACAAAGGTTTTAAGCACTTTTTCTTATCATAGTGAGGttcaaaaaacatttataaagcATATTTCTCcagtatatggtatattatcaatttaattgtacTGAGGAGGTGCAGTTGGCATATGTAAAAGGGGCGCATCCGGTCTATATCCAGCCTCTGGAGGTGGAGCCGAGGGAGTAGCGAAATTGGTGTACATGGGATAGCGAGGTATGAAATCGTCAGTGCGATCATGTTCATTAACATCTGTATCGATGAACTTTTCTCCAATATGTGTTGCTGCCTCGAATGGTGGCGGTTCTTGAATTAAGAAATTACAACgaaattgcattattatttaatagggaattcaaaatatatattaggCTTCTACTCACTGCAGTTGTCGTAGCTTGGAGGCATATCGGCGGCTGATCCAGCAGGAGTATCCGGTGTCTGAGGTATCCATTGAGCCGCTGTTGTGGGATTCACAGCACTTTGTGCCAAAGGTATTGTACCAATTATGATAGGCATTTCTATTTCAGAATCAGTGTGGCAGTCGCCCGTCTTAATAGCCATTAAAATCGAATAAGATACATTGATTATGCGACTGGTTCGTGAAGTTGGTGGAACTGGTGGTATCACTAAAGTGGCATTTATTTCGCGTTTAGAGAGACGGAGCACTCGTTCAGCCTGAAACTCAGTGGCCAAAGTATTCGTATGTTCCTTATATTTGTGATGAGGCGTGGACgctttaaattcatatttctgCCTGAGGGATATTTCGATGCCCTCTAGATCGTAGCCAACTGATCGATTATCAATGTGCAGTGTGTAGTTAATCTTTTGACCAGGAGCATAGCCGCCAAACGGTATTATGAGAGTTGAGATTACAGGACCCGATGAACAAGGCCAGcagcaaaaatacttaatgtCTTCATTTTTCAATGGTAACTAAGTACTATacaaattagtttattttgaattgttttcgGATAAGTTGATAAACATACCAGTAGATCCGAGTACATGTTGAGATTATAAGTTTGAAGGACTGTTATCGGTTGCTTGAATACATTATTGAATCGCCAGGAACGATCAAGAATGAGTTGCACCTCGTAGGAAATCTTTCCATACTTTTCGACACAAGATGTCGGGCATTCCAGTGGGAGGGGAATGCAGAACGTATAAGTGTGGGTTCCTGGTGGCAATTCTCCCTCTCCAAAAACGTTGGTTCTAGTGTTAAGGTACGACTCATGACCTCGAAAATGTTCCGTATATGATTGCGATTTTCCATTTACAGTCCTCGTACGGCGCTCCTCCCAGCGAACCTTTGCCTCGCCCTCAAAGAGAATGTAGACCGCTGTTCAGATAAGATTAAGAGAAACGAATTAAGCTTTGCGTTTTGCGTCTTCCGCTTTGTGCTGCTTTTGCCGGCTATGCTGTGTACAG includes the following:
- the LOC132786243 gene encoding arrestin domain-containing protein 3 isoform X1, whose amino-acid sequence is MPSECVFEFDRPNPIYYSGETINGRITLRTTSSKSVNAVYILFEGEAKVRWEERRTRTVNGKSQSYTEHFRGHESYLNTRTNVFGEGELPPGTHTYTFCIPLPLECPTSCVEKYGKISYEVQLILDRSWRFNNVFKQPITVLQTYNLNMYSDLLLPLKNEDIKYFCCWPCSSGPVISTLIIPFGGYAPGQKINYTLHIDNRSVGYDLEGIEISLRQKYEFKASTPHHKYKEHTNTLATEFQAERVLRLSKREINATLVIPPVPPTSRTSRIINVSYSILMAIKTGDCHTDSEIEMPIIIGTIPLAQSAVNPTTAAQWIPQTPDTPAGSAADMPPSYDNCKPPPFEAATHIGEKFIDTDVNEHDRTDDFIPRYPMYTNFATPSAPPPEAGYRPDAPLLHMPTAPPQYN
- the LOC132786243 gene encoding arrestin domain-containing protein 3 isoform X2, whose amino-acid sequence is MPSECVFEFDRPNPIYYSGETINGRITLRTTSSKSVNAVYILFEGEAKVRWEERRTRTVNGKSQSYTEHFRGHESYLNTRTNVFGEGELPPGTHTYTFCIPLPLECPTSCVEKYGKISYEVQLILDRSWRFNNVFKQPITVLQTYNLNMYSDLLYLVTIEK